The Fimbriimonas ginsengisoli Gsoil 348 genome window below encodes:
- a CDS encoding YqjF family protein has protein sequence MRELPSQPHVMYQRWRSLLFLHFPCPSEEIEPLLPPGLNMDTFPDESGRPMAWVGLVPFRMEGVRPRFLPSVPGLSAFPETNVRTYVHRNGQDPGVWFFSLDAANRIACAIARRFFGLPYFHANMQVLEERNIRRYVSNRYSAPNSLSRISSVLGGRLPDAQPGTLEFFLIERYLLYTVRRGLLMSGRVHHSPYPLREAKLEGIDEKPVGSAEIRPEPFVHVMGSDGVDVKIYPLEPI, from the coding sequence TTGCGAGAACTACCTTCGCAGCCGCACGTGATGTACCAACGGTGGCGGTCGCTGCTGTTTCTTCACTTCCCTTGCCCGTCTGAAGAAATCGAGCCGCTTCTTCCACCGGGGCTAAACATGGACACCTTTCCGGATGAAAGCGGTCGCCCGATGGCGTGGGTCGGGCTCGTGCCCTTTCGGATGGAAGGGGTGCGTCCGAGGTTTTTGCCGTCGGTGCCGGGGTTGAGCGCGTTCCCGGAGACTAACGTTCGCACTTACGTTCATCGGAACGGCCAAGATCCGGGGGTTTGGTTTTTCTCCCTCGACGCGGCAAACCGAATCGCATGCGCCATTGCCCGCCGCTTTTTCGGCTTGCCGTACTTCCACGCAAACATGCAGGTGCTCGAAGAGCGAAACATCCGCCGATATGTCAGTAACCGATACTCGGCGCCAAACTCCTTGAGCCGAATAAGTTCGGTCTTAGGGGGTCGATTGCCGGACGCTCAGCCGGGCACCTTGGAGTTCTTCCTCATCGAGCGATACTTGCTGTACACGGTGCGCCGGGGCCTACTCATGTCCGGGCGGGTTCACCACTCTCCGTATCCACTTCGCGAGGCGAAACTCGAAGGGATCGACGAGAAGCCGGTCGGTTCGGCGGAAATTCGACCCGAGCCATTTGTTCATGTCATGGGCAGCGACGGGGTCGATGTCAAAATCTATCCACTAGAGCCGATATGA
- a CDS encoding acyl-CoA dehydrogenase family protein, whose protein sequence is MDFALTAEHELIREMAYKFGQQEVLPGLAERDREAKSDRSMLDKMAEKGILGISIPEKYSGSGTDYIALGIACEELERADTSARVVMSVHSGLHSMTILQWGTEEQRQRWLPPLAKGDRVGGFGLTEPNAGSDAINLRTRARRDGDSYILNGEKTWISLADYADQFLVVARLEEEGDKLRHVAFIVDRKTPGFHSRPIHGKLGVRAGNTGQIFFENMRIDKADMLGEEGDGFKVAMSALDHGRYTVASGAVGIITACLDACGKYCHERKVGGEEIGRKQLVQQMVANMVAGRDIGRLLYYQVGWMKNNGLRHTREVSLAKWQNCANAFKAANDAVEIHGAYGYSDEFPVERYFRNSRGAMIYEGTHEIHTVVQAEYELGYRSDKPLKVTLPSWPVE, encoded by the coding sequence ATGGATTTCGCCCTCACCGCCGAGCACGAATTGATTCGCGAGATGGCCTACAAATTTGGCCAACAAGAGGTCCTTCCAGGCTTGGCCGAGCGTGACCGGGAAGCAAAGAGCGATCGATCGATGCTCGACAAGATGGCCGAGAAGGGGATTCTCGGGATCAGCATCCCGGAAAAGTATTCGGGTTCCGGCACCGACTACATCGCCCTCGGCATCGCCTGCGAAGAGCTGGAACGGGCCGACACCTCGGCGCGCGTCGTAATGTCGGTGCACAGCGGGCTGCACAGCATGACGATTCTGCAGTGGGGGACCGAGGAGCAGCGACAGCGGTGGCTCCCTCCGCTGGCGAAGGGAGATAGGGTCGGCGGCTTTGGCCTCACCGAGCCGAACGCCGGGTCCGACGCAATTAATCTGCGTACCCGCGCTCGCCGCGATGGGGACAGCTACATTCTCAATGGCGAGAAGACCTGGATTTCGCTGGCGGACTACGCGGACCAATTCCTGGTCGTCGCGAGACTCGAAGAAGAGGGGGATAAGCTGCGGCACGTGGCGTTCATCGTCGACCGAAAGACGCCCGGGTTTCATAGCCGCCCGATTCACGGCAAGCTTGGGGTCCGCGCCGGCAATACCGGCCAAATCTTTTTCGAGAACATGCGCATCGATAAAGCCGACATGCTGGGCGAGGAAGGAGACGGCTTCAAGGTTGCCATGTCGGCGCTCGACCACGGCCGGTATACGGTCGCTTCCGGCGCAGTCGGCATCATCACCGCGTGCCTCGACGCGTGCGGCAAATATTGCCACGAGCGAAAGGTCGGGGGCGAGGAGATCGGCCGCAAGCAGCTTGTGCAGCAAATGGTAGCGAACATGGTCGCGGGCCGAGATATCGGCCGCCTTCTCTACTACCAAGTCGGCTGGATGAAGAACAACGGCCTCCGCCACACCCGCGAGGTTTCGCTGGCGAAGTGGCAAAACTGCGCGAACGCCTTCAAGGCCGCCAATGACGCTGTCGAGATCCACGGCGCCTACGGTTACAGTGACGAGTTTCCGGTCGAGCGATACTTCCGAAACTCCCGCGGCGCGATGATCTACGAAGGCACCCACGAAATCCACACCGTCGTCCAAGCAGAATACGAGCTCGGCTACCGCTCGGATAAGCCGTTAAAGGTGACCCTGCCGAGCTGGCCTGTGGAATAA
- a CDS encoding L-ribulose-5-phosphate 4-epimerase yields MGRAQTAKSSLTKAILRETGVAQAIIDFRAPTMLIPKTEKDDANLRLEVARANWALPASGLVTMHSGNASGYDPESGLVYIKPSGMDYDQIKPGNLAVVRLETGEVLTPDIRPSVDLAHHLFLYKNLPEVRGIIHTHSNYATAFAAANKPVPCCLTAICDEFGGEIPCTPYIDNEGENIGRAILKYRRERTPAILLGNHGVFAWGSSPKNALKAAVMVEDVARTVWLAMQLGPVAAIPPEEAEKWYDRYQNRYGQG; encoded by the coding sequence GTGGGACGTGCCCAAACCGCGAAGTCGTCGTTAACGAAGGCGATTTTGCGCGAAACCGGCGTTGCGCAAGCAATAATCGACTTTCGAGCGCCAACCATGCTGATCCCGAAGACCGAAAAAGACGACGCTAATCTCCGCCTCGAAGTGGCCCGCGCGAACTGGGCCCTCCCCGCCTCCGGGCTGGTGACGATGCATTCCGGCAATGCCAGCGGCTACGACCCGGAAAGCGGGCTCGTCTATATCAAACCCTCGGGAATGGACTATGACCAGATCAAGCCGGGCAACCTGGCCGTGGTTCGCCTCGAAACCGGCGAGGTCCTCACTCCGGACATCCGCCCAAGCGTAGATCTGGCCCATCACCTCTTCCTCTACAAGAATCTTCCCGAGGTTCGAGGGATTATCCACACGCACTCCAACTACGCGACCGCCTTCGCGGCCGCCAACAAACCGGTTCCCTGTTGCCTCACCGCCATCTGCGACGAATTCGGCGGCGAAATCCCTTGCACCCCCTATATCGACAACGAGGGCGAGAATATCGGCCGAGCCATTCTCAAATACCGGCGCGAGCGAACTCCGGCGATTCTCTTGGGTAATCACGGCGTATTCGCCTGGGGCTCCTCTCCCAAAAACGCGTTAAAGGCGGCCGTAATGGTCGAGGACGTCGCGAGAACGGTTTGGCTCGCCATGCAACTCGGCCCAGTCGCCGCCATTCCTCCGGAAGAGGCCGAGAAATGGTACGACCGCTACCAGAACCGGTATGGCCAGGGGTAG
- a CDS encoding alpha/beta hydrolase family protein yields the protein MASALLVLPGLILAQKKPLDHSVYDGWKSIRSASVSHDGKWVLFVIAPQEGDAVATIRSVADGHTITIPRASQIQFTNDSKHVVALVIPPFADTRKARRDKVKPEDMPKNALEIVDLGAGQTKTIDRVTNYQLAEEDSNFLLYKPEPPKEAAKPPTTPPGKKDEEEDQRRGGGARAGGAQRPAPAAGGSAAGAPPAKKAGDSYVLLDLGTGKEETINDVASARFNKFGNVMAYAVASKDGKTDGIVLYDLRTKKRQNVVTAPGKYPRIALSDDASLLAFTTDKDDQKAKKPLLSLYLYDPKKNVTKAVGADSMPKDWTYNANGAIDFSDKNTRLIYRTSPKPLPDPEEKPDDEKVSVDIWNWQDARLQPQQLLMAQSERDRGYTAIYDIASGKSIQVADRDLPSVTISDKGDGRYGLASDERPYEREGSWNPGNEDTYVIDLKTGAHTQISKRFRGGAQLSPSGRYVAIYDAGPKAWFALEPATGRRVSLSKGITSPLADELDDHPDDPAPYGLIGWTKGDSRAIIADRYDLWACDPSGQAAPVRLTSGREYTTRYRPVSLDPDAVYLDTDDMLLDAFNEDTKQNGLARLQNGHLNKMFMAEKSFLGYQKAKNADTLIYTRQDFVEYPDIWLSNTRFEAPQKISDANPQQKEYNWGKAELVRWTSLDGIPLQGILIKPENFDYGKKYPMITYFYERNSDELYRYKAPAPSASTINWPLFASNGYCIFIPDIPYKIGYPGESAVNGILPGVQAILGRGYIDPKRMGIQGQSWGGYQVAYLVTRTNMFAAAEAGAPVGDMFSAYGGIRYGAGIVRQFQYEHQQSRIGGTPWDATLKYIENSPIFWVDKVETPLMIMSNDKDGSVPHTQGIELFTALRRLNKPSWLVVYNGEDHNLMERKNRKDLSIRLSQFFDHYLKGAPMPVWMSQGVPAVDKGRTMGTELGGN from the coding sequence GTGGCTTCGGCCCTACTCGTCCTGCCGGGACTTATCCTGGCCCAAAAGAAGCCGCTGGACCACAGTGTGTACGATGGCTGGAAGTCGATCCGATCGGCGTCCGTTAGCCACGACGGGAAGTGGGTTCTATTCGTTATCGCCCCTCAAGAAGGGGATGCCGTCGCCACCATCCGAAGCGTCGCCGACGGGCACACGATCACGATTCCGCGAGCTTCGCAGATCCAGTTTACGAACGACTCGAAGCACGTCGTCGCGCTAGTTATTCCGCCCTTCGCCGACACCCGCAAAGCGCGTCGCGACAAAGTGAAGCCGGAGGACATGCCGAAGAACGCCTTGGAAATCGTGGACCTCGGGGCCGGCCAAACCAAGACGATCGACCGCGTTACTAACTACCAGTTGGCCGAAGAAGATTCGAATTTTCTGCTCTACAAACCCGAACCGCCGAAGGAAGCCGCCAAGCCTCCGACCACGCCTCCGGGCAAGAAAGATGAGGAAGAAGACCAGCGGCGCGGCGGTGGGGCCCGAGCGGGAGGCGCGCAACGCCCGGCGCCCGCCGCCGGCGGCTCCGCCGCGGGCGCTCCGCCAGCGAAGAAGGCGGGCGACTCGTATGTACTACTCGATCTCGGAACGGGGAAAGAAGAGACGATCAACGACGTTGCGAGCGCGAGATTCAACAAATTCGGCAACGTGATGGCCTACGCGGTCGCCAGCAAAGACGGCAAGACCGACGGAATCGTGTTGTACGACCTCCGCACGAAGAAGCGGCAAAACGTCGTCACGGCCCCCGGCAAATACCCCCGTATCGCCCTTTCCGACGACGCTTCTCTGCTTGCTTTTACCACCGACAAGGACGATCAAAAGGCGAAGAAGCCGCTTCTCAGCCTCTACCTTTACGATCCTAAGAAGAACGTAACGAAGGCGGTCGGCGCGGACTCCATGCCGAAGGATTGGACCTACAACGCCAACGGCGCCATCGACTTTAGCGACAAGAACACCCGCCTCATCTACCGGACCTCGCCCAAGCCGCTCCCCGATCCCGAAGAGAAGCCGGATGACGAGAAGGTGTCCGTCGACATCTGGAACTGGCAAGACGCGCGCCTGCAGCCGCAGCAACTTTTGATGGCTCAGTCGGAGCGAGACCGCGGCTACACCGCGATCTACGACATCGCGAGCGGAAAATCGATCCAGGTCGCCGACCGTGATCTACCCTCGGTCACCATCAGCGACAAAGGCGATGGCCGGTACGGACTCGCCAGCGACGAGCGCCCGTACGAGCGCGAAGGCTCCTGGAACCCCGGGAACGAAGACACTTACGTCATCGACCTGAAAACCGGCGCGCACACTCAGATCTCCAAACGATTCCGCGGCGGGGCGCAGCTTTCGCCCTCCGGACGGTACGTGGCGATCTACGATGCCGGGCCTAAAGCTTGGTTCGCACTGGAGCCGGCCACCGGCAGGCGGGTCAGTCTGAGCAAAGGGATCACATCCCCGCTTGCCGACGAGCTCGACGATCATCCGGACGATCCGGCCCCTTACGGCCTGATCGGTTGGACGAAAGGGGACAGCCGCGCCATCATCGCCGACCGCTACGACCTTTGGGCTTGCGATCCTTCCGGCCAGGCCGCACCGGTTCGGCTAACGTCCGGTCGCGAATACACCACCCGTTACCGCCCGGTGAGCCTCGATCCGGATGCGGTGTATCTCGACACCGACGACATGCTTCTGGACGCGTTCAACGAAGACACGAAGCAAAACGGATTGGCGAGGCTCCAAAATGGCCACCTGAACAAGATGTTCATGGCCGAGAAAAGCTTCCTCGGCTACCAAAAGGCGAAAAACGCCGACACGCTGATCTACACGCGGCAGGACTTCGTGGAGTATCCCGACATTTGGCTTTCGAACACCCGCTTCGAAGCCCCTCAGAAGATTTCGGACGCTAATCCACAGCAGAAGGAATACAACTGGGGCAAAGCCGAGCTCGTCCGCTGGACCAGCCTGGACGGCATCCCTCTCCAAGGGATCCTGATTAAGCCGGAGAACTTCGACTACGGTAAGAAGTACCCAATGATCACCTACTTCTACGAGCGGAACAGCGACGAGCTGTACCGCTACAAGGCGCCCGCGCCGAGCGCGAGTACGATCAATTGGCCGCTTTTCGCCAGCAACGGGTACTGCATCTTCATCCCGGATATCCCTTACAAGATCGGCTATCCGGGCGAGAGTGCGGTAAACGGCATCCTGCCCGGCGTCCAGGCGATCCTGGGCCGCGGCTACATCGATCCGAAGCGAATGGGGATTCAGGGACAAAGCTGGGGCGGCTACCAGGTCGCTTACCTAGTCACCCGAACGAATATGTTCGCGGCGGCGGAGGCGGGAGCGCCCGTCGGCGATATGTTCTCCGCCTATGGCGGCATTCGATACGGCGCCGGCATCGTTCGGCAGTTCCAATACGAACACCAGCAGTCGCGCATCGGCGGCACGCCATGGGACGCGACCCTGAAGTACATCGAGAACTCCCCCATTTTCTGGGTGGACAAAGTCGAAACGCCTCTCATGATCATGTCGAACGACAAGGACGGATCGGTCCCCCACACCCAGGGAATCGAACTGTTCACCGCTCTTCGGCGGCTGAATAAGCCGTCGTGGCTGGTCGTGTACAACGGAGAGGACCACAACCTGATGGAGCGCAAGAACCGGAAGGACCTCTCGATCCGGCTAAGTCAATTCTTCGATCACTACCTAAAGGGCGCGCCGATGCCCGTCTGGATGTCCCAAGGCGTCCCTGCCGTGGACAAGGGGCGTACGATGGGTACGGAGCTAGGCGGCAACTAA
- a CDS encoding VPS10 domain-containing protein — translation MKTSLALAALFIPLVTVAQTPPQTSNPSVADILAPLEARSLGPVNMGGRVVAISVYEKDPRIFFVASASGGLFRTENGGTTFKPIFQSESSVSLGAVSVSQTDPNVIWVGTGEYTSRNSVAWGDGVYKTTDGGKTWANMGLKETMHIGKIALDPHDPNTVYVAALGRLWGPNPERGVYKTTDGGKTWQQVLSSDANTGAIDVQLDPRNPKVLFASMWERRRWAYDFSTGGVNCGLFKSTDSGKHWRRISRGLPSTLLGRIGFTFYDSDPKVMMATVEYKIDADAEKNDKPHRPSDNGIVKQYAGGTFWSTDGGESWKRISYLNPRPWYFSTPRIDPVDTKRLYVPGDSLFLSDDGGKTFDTADVKVHPDFHAFWIEPRDHNHLLVGTDGGVFESRDKGATWAMLNGLPIGQFYAVAFDYRKPYWIYGGLQDNGCWGIPTQTTKGGVAFYDSLSVGGGDGFYCQADPNDWSTIYTESQGGAISRFDLEKGGQRGIRPRGQGNRFNWSTPFIISPHNSRTLYLGGNRLFKTINRGDAWKPISPDLTTNDPGKQNAGKLGVTSDRSGAEMHCTIVTISESPTKPGLIYVGTDDGLVQVTQDDGATWTEIGKNVPDLPRNTWCSRVTASKYEEGRVYATFDGHRGNDFKPYVYVSEDFGKTWTKLNNGLPDEDNVYVITEGEKNSDLLYLGSEKSLRFSLDRGKTWTKFKGNFPTVAVHDLKVHPRELDLIIGTHGRGLWTLDVSGLEQLDKDALSKDVVLAKPQNVLMLGRVSRAAWEGDRLFMASNTQPGTRVQYYLRKAAKSATVRISDASGNNYTDYTGGTNAGLNLVEWSGRIEGRLVDPGDYRVVLTVDGKEYATSVHVDGVASVTEPARRGDEDGDGDRGRKR, via the coding sequence ATGAAGACTTCGTTGGCGCTTGCCGCCCTATTTATTCCCCTCGTCACCGTCGCTCAGACGCCACCTCAAACATCTAACCCATCCGTCGCCGATATCCTCGCCCCGCTTGAAGCGCGTTCGCTTGGGCCGGTGAATATGGGGGGACGGGTGGTCGCGATTTCGGTCTACGAGAAAGACCCGCGCATCTTCTTCGTGGCCTCGGCCTCGGGCGGTCTGTTCCGGACTGAGAATGGCGGGACCACCTTCAAGCCGATTTTTCAGAGCGAGAGCTCGGTGTCGCTCGGGGCAGTTTCGGTGAGCCAAACCGATCCCAACGTTATCTGGGTCGGCACCGGCGAATACACCAGCCGCAACTCCGTCGCGTGGGGCGACGGCGTCTACAAGACGACCGACGGCGGCAAGACTTGGGCGAACATGGGGCTCAAGGAAACGATGCACATCGGCAAGATCGCGCTCGATCCCCACGATCCGAACACGGTCTACGTTGCAGCACTGGGCAGATTGTGGGGTCCGAACCCGGAGCGAGGTGTCTACAAAACCACGGACGGGGGCAAAACCTGGCAGCAGGTTCTTTCGAGCGATGCGAACACCGGTGCGATCGACGTGCAGCTTGACCCTCGGAACCCTAAGGTGCTCTTCGCATCGATGTGGGAGCGCCGTCGCTGGGCGTACGATTTCAGCACCGGTGGAGTGAACTGTGGATTGTTCAAGTCAACCGACTCGGGCAAACATTGGCGGCGGATTTCGCGAGGGTTGCCGAGCACTCTCCTCGGGCGGATCGGATTTACCTTCTACGACAGCGATCCTAAAGTGATGATGGCGACCGTCGAGTACAAGATCGACGCCGATGCCGAGAAGAACGACAAACCACACCGGCCGTCCGATAACGGGATCGTGAAGCAGTATGCCGGCGGCACCTTTTGGAGCACGGATGGGGGCGAAAGCTGGAAGCGGATCAGCTATCTGAACCCGCGCCCGTGGTATTTCAGCACTCCGAGAATCGACCCGGTCGATACAAAGCGGCTTTACGTGCCGGGCGACTCCCTTTTCTTGAGCGACGACGGCGGCAAGACGTTCGACACGGCCGACGTTAAGGTGCACCCCGACTTTCACGCCTTCTGGATCGAGCCGAGGGACCATAACCACCTCCTCGTGGGTACGGACGGCGGGGTTTTCGAGTCTCGGGACAAGGGAGCCACGTGGGCGATGCTCAACGGGTTGCCGATCGGCCAGTTTTATGCCGTGGCGTTCGACTACCGAAAGCCGTATTGGATCTACGGCGGGCTTCAAGATAATGGGTGCTGGGGGATTCCGACTCAGACGACGAAGGGAGGCGTAGCCTTCTACGACTCGTTAAGTGTGGGAGGCGGCGACGGCTTCTACTGTCAGGCCGACCCGAACGATTGGTCGACGATCTACACCGAGAGCCAGGGGGGCGCGATCTCGCGATTCGACCTTGAGAAGGGTGGCCAACGCGGCATTCGACCGCGAGGTCAGGGGAACCGCTTCAACTGGAGCACCCCCTTCATCATCTCGCCGCACAACTCCCGAACGCTCTATCTAGGTGGGAACCGGCTTTTCAAAACGATCAATCGAGGAGACGCTTGGAAGCCGATCTCCCCGGACCTCACGACGAACGATCCGGGGAAGCAAAACGCGGGCAAGCTGGGAGTTACCAGCGACCGGAGCGGCGCGGAGATGCACTGCACGATCGTGACGATCAGCGAATCACCCACCAAACCTGGGCTCATCTACGTGGGGACCGACGACGGGCTCGTGCAGGTGACGCAGGATGACGGGGCCACTTGGACCGAAATCGGAAAGAACGTTCCTGACCTTCCTAGGAACACCTGGTGCTCGCGGGTTACGGCTTCGAAGTACGAAGAGGGGCGGGTGTACGCGACATTCGACGGGCACCGCGGCAACGACTTCAAGCCATACGTTTACGTCTCGGAGGACTTCGGCAAGACTTGGACGAAGCTCAACAATGGCCTTCCGGATGAGGATAACGTTTACGTCATTACCGAGGGGGAAAAGAACTCGGATCTGCTGTACCTCGGATCGGAGAAGTCGCTCCGATTCTCTCTCGATCGAGGGAAGACCTGGACGAAGTTCAAGGGCAATTTCCCGACTGTCGCCGTGCACGACCTGAAGGTGCACCCTCGCGAATTGGATCTCATCATCGGAACCCACGGCCGTGGGCTATGGACGCTCGACGTGAGCGGTTTGGAACAGCTCGACAAGGATGCGCTTTCGAAAGACGTCGTGCTGGCGAAACCGCAAAACGTCCTGATGTTAGGGCGCGTTTCCCGAGCGGCTTGGGAGGGCGATCGGCTCTTCATGGCCTCGAATACCCAGCCCGGGACGAGGGTTCAATACTATCTGCGAAAGGCGGCGAAGTCCGCCACGGTCCGGATTAGCGATGCCTCGGGTAACAACTACACCGATTACACAGGCGGTACGAACGCCGGTTTGAACTTGGTGGAATGGTCGGGGCGGATCGAGGGGCGGCTAGTCGATCCGGGCGACTATCGAGTTGTGCTTACCGTCGACGGCAAAGAGTACGCGACCAGTGTCCACGTAGACGGTGTGGCGAGCGTGACAGAGCCGGCGCGGCGGGGCGACGAAGACGGCGACGGAGACCGCGGTCGAAAACGGTAG
- the trmFO gene encoding methylenetetrahydrofolate--tRNA-(uracil(54)-C(5))-methyltransferase (FADH(2)-oxidizing) TrmFO has translation MITVVGGGFAGTEAAWAAAERGCKVRLYEMRPKRPTGAHQTEYLAELVCSNSFKSRLATSPAGQLKAEMVALGSLVIPTGEEHSVPGGEALCVDRDAFAAAITRRISEHPNIDVVRDEFSPDMAQNALAQGPLILATGPLTSRPLAEWLAQLTGQQHLYFYDAVSPTVDASTIDTSIAFAQSRYDKGGDDYLNCPFDKEQYYAFVEALKTAERALPHGVAAEDETLEKIKYFAGCTPIEAIADAGDRSLAFGNFKPVGLSDPRTGRRPYAAIQLRPENRDRSLYSLVACQNRLKWGEQKRVFRMVPGLENAEFVRFGVIHRNTYIESPKVLTPWLEMNEVPGLFIAGQLTGVEGYVESAAMGIYAGISAARQEQGLDPIVPPRASAYGSLVSHLQDQTPREFAPMNINWGLFPEPEIETRDKGVKREAKLKAAQESFSEWRIRLENELDQPASSAA, from the coding sequence ATGATCACAGTCGTTGGCGGAGGGTTCGCGGGGACCGAGGCGGCCTGGGCGGCGGCGGAGCGCGGGTGTAAGGTGCGCCTCTACGAGATGCGGCCGAAACGGCCGACGGGGGCGCACCAGACCGAGTACCTGGCCGAGCTCGTTTGCTCCAATTCCTTCAAATCTCGCCTCGCCACCTCCCCGGCGGGGCAGCTAAAGGCGGAGATGGTCGCCCTTGGTTCCCTCGTCATTCCAACCGGCGAGGAGCACTCCGTTCCTGGCGGAGAAGCACTCTGCGTCGATCGCGACGCCTTCGCTGCGGCGATCACCCGGCGGATTTCCGAACACCCGAATATCGACGTGGTTCGGGACGAGTTCTCTCCCGACATGGCCCAGAACGCGCTTGCTCAGGGTCCGCTAATCCTCGCAACCGGTCCCCTGACGAGCCGTCCGCTGGCGGAGTGGCTGGCTCAGCTCACGGGGCAGCAGCACCTCTACTTTTACGACGCGGTCAGCCCTACCGTCGATGCCTCGACGATCGATACGTCGATTGCTTTCGCGCAGAGCCGATACGATAAAGGGGGAGACGATTACCTGAACTGCCCCTTCGACAAGGAGCAATACTACGCGTTCGTCGAGGCGCTCAAGACGGCGGAGCGGGCTCTTCCCCACGGGGTGGCGGCCGAAGACGAGACGTTGGAAAAGATCAAGTACTTTGCCGGCTGTACGCCGATCGAGGCGATCGCGGACGCCGGCGATCGGTCGCTGGCGTTCGGAAACTTCAAACCGGTCGGACTTAGCGACCCCCGAACCGGCCGCCGTCCCTATGCCGCGATCCAGCTCCGCCCCGAGAATCGCGACCGAAGCCTTTACTCGCTCGTGGCGTGCCAAAACCGCCTTAAGTGGGGAGAGCAGAAGCGGGTCTTCCGAATGGTGCCCGGCCTGGAAAACGCCGAGTTCGTGCGCTTTGGAGTAATCCACCGGAACACGTACATCGAATCCCCCAAGGTGCTCACGCCTTGGCTGGAAATGAACGAAGTTCCCGGTCTGTTCATCGCCGGCCAGCTCACCGGGGTCGAAGGGTACGTGGAATCGGCGGCGATGGGAATCTACGCAGGGATCTCGGCCGCCCGTCAGGAGCAGGGGCTAGATCCCATCGTCCCGCCCCGCGCCTCCGCCTATGGGTCTCTCGTCTCTCACCTCCAGGACCAGACCCCGCGCGAGTTCGCGCCGATGAACATCAACTGGGGCCTCTTCCCAGAGCCGGAGATCGAGACGCGAGACAAGGGAGTGAAGCGAGAAGCGAAACTGAAAGCTGCGCAAGAGAGCTTCTCCGAATGGCGAATCCGACTGGAGAACGAGCTTGATCAACCCGCCAGCTCCGCCGCCTGA
- a CDS encoding TrmH family RNA methyltransferase encodes MNMIRWPERKRRMEAGLEDAWKMAGHVPEDPGLRETFEQLPRAPIRLLVGPLNKDINQGGLLRIGEAFRIERIDFNPERDGAVDMSGHRGTKHRLNWRWIELDQALAEAIKDGYHPVALSLTERAVSFDRFDWPFPLALVVGAELDGVPVEIEARCEATVAIPLYGLVQSLNVACATGIVLQNAVSQYARSHPDFTPARRASQRLL; translated from the coding sequence ATGAATATGATTCGATGGCCCGAAAGGAAGCGGCGAATGGAGGCTGGGCTGGAAGACGCGTGGAAAATGGCGGGGCACGTGCCGGAGGACCCGGGTCTGCGTGAAACCTTCGAGCAGCTTCCCCGTGCGCCGATTCGCTTGCTGGTGGGCCCGCTTAATAAAGATATCAACCAGGGCGGGTTGCTGCGCATCGGCGAGGCGTTCCGTATCGAGCGGATCGACTTCAACCCGGAGCGCGATGGAGCCGTCGACATGTCGGGCCATCGTGGGACGAAGCATCGCCTCAATTGGCGATGGATCGAGCTGGATCAAGCCCTCGCGGAAGCGATTAAGGACGGATACCACCCGGTAGCGCTCAGCCTTACCGAACGGGCCGTCTCGTTCGACCGGTTCGATTGGCCGTTCCCACTCGCTTTAGTTGTGGGTGCCGAGCTGGACGGTGTTCCGGTTGAGATCGAAGCGCGGTGCGAAGCGACGGTGGCGATTCCGCTGTACGGTTTGGTTCAATCGCTCAACGTCGCCTGCGCCACCGGCATCGTTCTGCAGAACGCCGTGTCCCAATACGCCCGCTCGCACCCGGACTTCACCCCCGCCCGCCGGGCGAGCCAGCGCCTTCTCTAA
- a CDS encoding RsmG family class I SAM-dependent methyltransferase translates to MGLELTGEQLEAFAAFHEAIYAANAVMNLTRVPPEEAWLRHYLDSILFQDLIPVRAKVLDLGTGPGFPSWPLACARPDLKVTALDSSGKMLGFLRTQPLSNLEVVQGRAEEFGHREKFEIVTGRAVAPLAAQLEVSAAPCAVGGFVIPMRTPNEPFDTVRLEPLGLVLRDVVTRPLAGTDVVRAFPRYEKLAKTDRKYPRRWAEIKEKGLGL, encoded by the coding sequence ATCGGCCTCGAGCTGACCGGCGAGCAGCTTGAAGCTTTCGCGGCTTTTCACGAGGCGATCTATGCGGCCAATGCGGTGATGAACCTGACGCGCGTTCCCCCCGAGGAGGCGTGGCTACGCCACTATTTGGACAGCATCCTGTTCCAAGACCTTATCCCGGTCCGGGCGAAGGTGCTCGACCTTGGAACCGGTCCGGGGTTTCCGTCTTGGCCGCTCGCTTGCGCGCGGCCGGACCTTAAGGTGACCGCGCTCGATTCCTCGGGGAAGATGCTCGGCTTCTTGCGAACCCAGCCGCTTTCGAACCTTGAAGTGGTTCAGGGGCGAGCCGAGGAATTTGGTCATCGCGAAAAGTTCGAGATCGTCACCGGCCGCGCGGTGGCCCCGTTAGCGGCCCAGCTCGAGGTTTCCGCCGCCCCCTGCGCGGTTGGCGGGTTCGTGATTCCCATGCGAACCCCGAACGAGCCGTTTGACACGGTGCGCTTGGAACCGCTCGGTTTGGTACTCCGCGACGTCGTAACTCGGCCCCTGGCCGGCACAGACGTCGTCCGCGCCTTTCCGCGATATGAGAAACTCGCCAAGACGGATCGCAAGTATCCCAGACGGTGGGCGGAGATTAAGGAGAAGGGGTTGGGGCTCTAG